A region of Domibacillus sp. DTU_2020_1001157_1_SI_ALB_TIR_016 DNA encodes the following proteins:
- a CDS encoding GerAB/ArcD/ProY family transporter, with amino-acid sequence MEKAKISSIQFFLLLFMFELGTAVVVSQGAEAKKDSWLSILLGLSTGIILFLVYYRLFRYHPSLPLTAYARKIFGTYIGWIVGLMYTVFFLYISARNVREFSEVLITATMPEIPLLVVIILFVLTMCYVLYLGIEVFARTAEILGIFLILVGIIGNLFVYLTGTVDLNNLKPVLEYGWKPVLETTFYPPLVVVFPFGEAFVFAMLFPYLNRVKAVKKVGIASLIVSGLILSYMAALNIAVLGVSEVERSPFPLLATVGKINFLEFIQRLDALVVMTLLITVFLKAGIYLYASVIGMVDLFRLKNHQQMILPAGLILVFLSVAIAEDFAEHSEEGFTTFISYFSAPLLIILPFVMLIIAFIRHRFTK; translated from the coding sequence ATGGAAAAAGCGAAAATAAGCAGCATTCAATTTTTTCTCTTACTCTTTATGTTCGAGCTGGGGACAGCTGTTGTCGTATCACAGGGAGCAGAAGCAAAAAAGGATTCCTGGCTCTCTATTTTGTTAGGATTAAGCACAGGGATAATTTTATTTCTTGTTTATTATAGGCTATTTCGCTATCACCCCTCCTTGCCGCTTACTGCCTATGCCAGAAAAATATTTGGCACATATATCGGATGGATTGTCGGATTAATGTATACCGTCTTTTTTTTGTATATTTCCGCCAGAAATGTGCGCGAATTCAGTGAAGTATTGATTACAGCAACAATGCCGGAGATTCCTTTGCTTGTGGTGATCATTTTATTTGTGCTGACTATGTGTTATGTGCTTTATCTTGGAATTGAAGTATTTGCAAGAACAGCTGAAATATTGGGGATTTTTTTGATTCTTGTGGGAATCATAGGAAATCTTTTTGTTTATTTAACCGGCACCGTGGACCTTAATAACTTAAAGCCTGTATTAGAATATGGCTGGAAGCCTGTACTGGAGACGACTTTTTATCCTCCGCTGGTTGTGGTTTTTCCATTTGGAGAAGCGTTCGTTTTTGCTATGCTGTTTCCATATTTAAATCGTGTAAAGGCAGTGAAAAAAGTCGGAATCGCTTCATTAATCGTCAGCGGCCTTATTTTAAGTTATATGGCTGCTTTAAATATCGCTGTTTTAGGAGTCAGCGAAGTGGAAAGATCTCCTTTTCCTTTACTGGCTACAGTAGGAAAGATCAACTTTTTGGAATTTATCCAGCGCTTAGATGCCCTTGTCGTGATGACGTTACTCATTACCGTTTTTTTAAAAGCGGGTATTTATTTATATGCTTCTGTCATAGGAATGGTTGATCTGTTTCGCTTAAAAAACCATCAGCAAATGATTTTGCCGGCAGGTCTTATTCTGGTTTTTCTTTCTGTAGCCATTGCAGAGGATTTTGCTGAACATTCAGAAGAAGGCTTTACAACCTTTATATCGTATTTCTCCGCTCCGCTCCTTATTATTTTGCCTTTTGTGATGCTGATCATTGCTTTTATCCGCCACCGTTTTACTAAATAA
- a CDS encoding Ger(x)C family spore germination protein, producing the protein MNIKPLTFVFILVSAVLLSGCWGRMEVQQLDIVSAIGVDRGSDDEKNAYRVTVQVINEGQVAGTAAKSGASGEMPVVAYSAEGSTILDALRKIEKKSPHELFLAHIRSMVIGEELARTDGIQGLFDSLDRTPYFRGEFPVLFVKDNTAEEALHVTTPLEELPADRIISGVETLERQQGDYDMLNADQVVKQIEWGGGMLVSLQVVGSPEEGNKMSNIERISPETKLEMGGLGIFKDGKLQGWMNDELSRGVSWINNDLKQTIVHLDCEGKKGGITVKIDRSRTKVNAKIQNDKRVIELSVRAEGSFDEVQCPIDLTKHKTFTDFEKQLDQEIEREINKTVAYAKNKKNDVFRFGEAINHKDPKMWRKIKEKWQDEGFPETEVSVEVKTSIRRSGLRTNSYLE; encoded by the coding sequence ATGAATATTAAGCCACTTACCTTTGTTTTTATCCTTGTTTCTGCCGTGCTGCTGTCAGGCTGCTGGGGACGTATGGAAGTGCAACAATTAGATATTGTCAGTGCAATCGGCGTGGATAGAGGGAGCGATGACGAGAAAAACGCTTATCGTGTCACGGTCCAGGTAATAAATGAAGGACAAGTAGCCGGCACGGCGGCGAAAAGCGGGGCATCAGGAGAAATGCCTGTTGTTGCTTATTCAGCTGAAGGAAGCACGATTTTAGATGCCCTTCGCAAAATAGAGAAGAAGTCACCGCACGAGCTTTTTCTGGCACATATTCGATCGATGGTGATAGGGGAAGAGTTAGCAAGAACCGATGGGATTCAGGGACTGTTTGACAGTCTTGACCGTACGCCTTATTTCCGTGGAGAGTTTCCCGTTTTATTTGTTAAAGACAACACGGCAGAAGAAGCCCTCCATGTTACAACGCCTTTAGAGGAGCTGCCAGCAGACCGCATTATCAGCGGGGTGGAAACCCTTGAACGTCAGCAGGGGGATTACGATATGCTGAACGCAGATCAAGTCGTTAAACAAATTGAATGGGGCGGAGGCATGTTAGTCAGTCTTCAGGTTGTCGGCAGCCCGGAAGAGGGAAACAAAATGTCAAATATTGAGAGAATATCTCCGGAAACAAAGCTGGAAATGGGGGGATTAGGCATTTTTAAAGATGGCAAACTGCAGGGGTGGATGAATGATGAGCTTTCCCGGGGCGTGTCATGGATCAATAATGATTTGAAACAAACAATCGTCCATCTCGATTGTGAAGGGAAAAAAGGCGGTATCACTGTTAAAATAGATCGCTCCAGAACGAAAGTAAACGCCAAGATCCAAAATGATAAACGAGTCATTGAACTTTCGGTCAGAGCAGAAGGGTCGTTTGACGAAGTACAATGCCCCATTGATCTCACAAAACACAAAACATTTACTGATTTTGAAAAGCAGTTGGATCAGGAGATCGAGCGGGAAATCAACAAGACCGTAGCGTACGCAAAAAATAAAAAGAATGACGTCTTCCGATTTGGTGAAGCCATCAACCATAAAGATCCAAAAATGTGGAGAAAGATAAAAGAAAAATGGCAGGATGAAGGTTTTCCTGAAACAGAGGTTAGCGTAGAAGTTAAAACATCTATTCGTCGTTCAGGACTGCGAACAAATTCCTACTTAGAATAA